In one Nicotiana tomentosiformis chromosome 6, ASM39032v3, whole genome shotgun sequence genomic region, the following are encoded:
- the LOC138893394 gene encoding glycine-rich cell wall structural protein 1.8-like — protein MAKLKVVNIVFFLLLGIGICSAARTLLTYDHVGVGGEVGAYGAGHGIGGGVAAGGYAGGGGGGSGGGGGYGAAGDHGYASGGGSGGGAGGGSGYAAGGEHGAGYAGGGGGGSGAGDGYAGGGHDAGHASGGGEGGGSGYGAGGAPGGGYGAGGGGGSGGGGAAAGGAHGGGYAEGAGGGSGGGYGAGGAPGGGYGGGGGHGGGGGGAYAGGAAAGGYGSGGGAGGGAGGAYGGGGGGSGAGGGGAYAGGGEHAGGYGGGAGGGEGGGHGGGYAP, from the coding sequence ATGGCGAAGCTTAAAGTTGTTAACATTGTTTTCTTTCTGTTGTTGGGTATAGGAATATGTTCAGCTGCTAGAACACTCCTCACTTATGATCATGTAGGTGTTGGGGGTGAGGTAGGCGCCTATGGTGCAGGCCATGGCATTGGTGGTGGTGTTGCTGCTGGAGGCTATGCTGGTGGTGGTGGAGGAGGTTCCGGTGGAGGTGGTGGATATGGAGCTGCAGGTGACCATGGTTATGCCAGCGGAGGTGGCAGTGGAGGCGGAGCCGGTGGTGGTTCTGGCTATGCAGCTGGAGGAGAGCATGGTGCTGGATATGCTGGAGGAGGTGGTGGTGGAAGTGGAGCAGGAGATGGCTATGCTGGTGGAGGACACGATGCTGGACATGCAAGTGGTGGTGGTGAAGGTGGTGGTAGCGGATATGGTGCTGGAGGAGCACCTGGTGGTGGTTATGGTGCTGGAGGTGGTGGAGGCAGTGGTGGCGGCGGAGCAGCTGCAGGTGGAGCACATGGTGGTGGATATGCTGAAGGCGCAGGAGGAGGCAGTGGTGGCGGCTATGGTGCTGGTGGGGCACCAGGAGGTGGATATGGTGGTGGAGGTGGGCATGGAGGTGGCGGCGGTGGTGCTTATGCTGGAGGAGCAGCAGCTGGTGGATACGGTAGtggaggaggagccggtggtggTGCAGGAGGAGCATATGGAGGCGGTGGTGGCGGTAGTGGTGCCGGTGGAGGTGGAGCTTACGCTGGAGGAGGTGAGCATGCTGGTGGATATGGAGGAGGTGCTGGAGGTGGTGAAGGTGGTGGACACGGTGGTGGCTACGCCCCTTGA
- the LOC138894611 gene encoding uncharacterized protein — protein MEMLKQIQVNIPLIDALREMLGYAKMMKDLMSRKFNFQDLATVTLTQTCSVIGIRPIAEKLSDPGIFTIPCTIGSYAFAKALCILDDVLVQVGKFMFPADFVIMDCHVDEKIPIILGRPFLAIGRALIDCETRELKMRLNNEEITFNVQKSMRRPSEFAYRSLLDMVDVIMEEDDEALNEKDPLTACLMNLEEVNDEDLAEWVLSLQGQGYWKRELEFEPLHSEERKTPPAKPSIEAPPQLEPKPLPSHLTYAFLGPNSTLPVIISSGLLDMQVEQLFKVLKE, from the exons AtggaaatgctgaagcaaattcagGTAAACATTCCTCTAATCGATGCTTTAAGGGAGATGCtcggttatgcaaaaatgatgaaggacttgatgtctcgtaagttcAACTTCCAAGACTTGGCAACTGTCACATTGACACAAACCTGTAGTGTTATTGGGATAAGACCTATAGCTGAAAAGCTATCCGACCCTGGAATCTtcacaattccatgcaccatagGTAGCTATGCATTCGCCAAAGCATTGT GTATACTTGACGATGTACTTGTGCAAGTTGGAAAATTCATGTTtccagcagattttgtcattaTGGACTGCCACGTTGATGAgaagattcccataattttgggaaggccattcttggccATAGGAAGAGCtctaattgattgtgaaactaGGGAGCTGAAGATGAGGCTgaataatgaagaaataacatttaATGTGCAAAAGTCTATGCGGCGGCCCAGTGAGTTTGCATATCGCTCTTTGTTAGACATGGTGGATGtaatcatggaggaagatgaTGAGGCACTTAATGAAAAAGACCCTCTAACAGCCtgccttatgaacttagaagaagtAAATGATGAGGACTTGGCGGAATGGGTGTTGTCTCTTCAAGGGcaagggtactggaaaagagagctcgaattcgagccTTTACACTCTGAAGAAAGAAAGACCCCTCCAGCCAAGCCATCGATCGAAGCACCACCACAATTGGAGCCGAAACCGCTACCATCTCACCTTACatatgctttcttgggacctaactcgactttacctgttattatctcatctggtttgttagatatGCAGGTAGAACAACTTTTTAAGGTGTTAAAAGAGTGA
- the LOC104115842 gene encoding uncharacterized protein, with protein sequence MMKDLISCKFDFQDLATVILTQTCSVVVSRLIAEKLSDPGSFTIPCPIGSYAFAKALCDLGASINVMPLSIYKKLALEEQDPYPYFVILDCKVDEKIPIILGRPFLATERALIDCEMGELKMRLNNE encoded by the exons atgatgaaggacttgatatCTTGCAAGTTCGACTTCCAAGACTTGGCAACTGTCATATTGACACAAACTTGTAGTGTTGTTGTGTCAAGACTTATAGCTGAGAAGTTATCCGACCCTGGAAGCTTCACAATTCCATGCCCCATAGGTAGTTATGCATTTGCCAAAGCATTATGTGATTTGGGAGCAAGTATAAATGTGATGCCATTGTCTATCTATAAAAAGCTggcattggaagagcaagacCCATATCCAT attttgtcattctggactgcAAGGTTGATGAgaagattcccataattttgggaaggccattcttggccACAGAGAGAGCTCTGATTGATTGTGAAATGGGGGAGCTAAAGATGAGGCTGAATAATGAATAA